One window from the genome of Lysobacter helvus encodes:
- a CDS encoding molecular chaperone HscC: protein MIVGIDLGTTHSLIGTYSEHGPRLFPNALGDVLTPSVVSVDGDTILVGQAARDRLVSHPQHTVAAFKRWMGTNRETFLGKRAFRPEELSALVLRSLVADAEAALGERVTDAVISVPAYFSDAQRKATRAAGELAGLRVERLVNEPTAAALAYGLQQRDRESRFLVFDLGGGTFDVSILEMFEGVVEVHASAGDNYLGGEDFLGVLLQAFFDDQGVKVSALEAMELARVSRALELAKRTLSGASEASVDVQLGGKPVQWTIDEARFLRLCEPLVQRMRAPLERAMRDAKLSPSQLDEILLVGGASRMPMVAKMVSRMFGRLPLRHIDPDQAIALGATVAAGLKARDARLEEVILTDVCPYTLGTEVARQSEDGTYQAGFFQPIIERNSTVPVSREDQFFPIQDHQKVLALPVFQGENPMVANNVRLGEIQVKLDPRRPKHENGVTVRFTYDVDGLLQVEVTEHATGKRHELVLEQNPGLLSAAEIRERLAKLEGLKIHPREHQENLAVLARAERLYEEYLGARATLAQWIAAFRAALDSQDTARIDHDRKAFSAGLDEIEANA, encoded by the coding sequence ATGATCGTCGGCATCGACCTCGGCACCACGCATTCACTCATCGGCACCTACTCGGAACACGGCCCACGGCTGTTCCCCAACGCACTCGGCGACGTCCTCACGCCGTCGGTGGTGAGCGTGGACGGCGACACGATCCTGGTCGGCCAGGCCGCGCGCGATCGCCTCGTCAGCCATCCGCAGCACACGGTGGCGGCGTTCAAGCGCTGGATGGGCACCAATCGCGAAACCTTCCTCGGCAAGCGTGCGTTCCGGCCCGAAGAGTTGTCGGCGCTCGTGCTGCGCTCGCTCGTCGCCGATGCCGAAGCCGCGCTCGGCGAACGCGTGACCGATGCGGTGATCAGCGTGCCGGCGTACTTCTCCGATGCGCAACGCAAGGCCACGCGCGCCGCGGGCGAACTCGCCGGCCTGCGCGTGGAGCGCCTGGTCAACGAACCCACCGCCGCGGCGCTCGCCTACGGCCTGCAGCAGCGCGACCGCGAGTCCCGTTTCCTCGTGTTCGACCTGGGCGGCGGCACCTTCGACGTGTCGATCCTCGAGATGTTCGAAGGCGTCGTCGAAGTGCATGCCAGCGCGGGCGACAACTATCTCGGCGGCGAGGATTTCCTCGGCGTGCTGCTGCAGGCCTTCTTCGACGACCAGGGCGTGAAGGTGTCCGCGCTCGAAGCGATGGAACTGGCCCGCGTGTCGCGCGCGCTGGAGCTCGCCAAGCGCACGCTGAGCGGCGCTTCGGAAGCGAGCGTCGACGTGCAGCTGGGCGGCAAGCCGGTGCAGTGGACGATCGACGAAGCGCGCTTCCTGCGCCTGTGCGAACCGCTGGTGCAGCGCATGCGCGCGCCGCTGGAACGCGCGATGCGCGATGCGAAGCTGTCGCCGTCGCAGCTCGACGAAATCCTGCTGGTCGGCGGCGCGAGCCGCATGCCGATGGTCGCGAAGATGGTGTCGCGCATGTTCGGCCGCCTGCCGCTGCGCCACATCGATCCCGACCAGGCCATCGCGCTCGGCGCCACCGTCGCCGCGGGCCTGAAGGCGCGCGACGCACGACTGGAAGAAGTCATCCTCACCGACGTGTGCCCATACACGCTCGGCACCGAAGTGGCGCGCCAGAGCGAGGACGGCACGTACCAGGCCGGCTTCTTCCAGCCGATCATCGAACGCAACAGCACCGTGCCGGTGAGCCGCGAAGACCAGTTCTTCCCGATCCAGGACCACCAGAAGGTGCTCGCGTTGCCGGTGTTCCAGGGCGAGAACCCGATGGTCGCCAACAACGTGCGCCTGGGCGAGATCCAGGTGAAGCTGGATCCGCGCCGCCCGAAACACGAGAACGGCGTGACCGTGCGCTTCACGTACGACGTCGACGGCCTGCTGCAGGTGGAAGTCACCGAGCACGCCACCGGCAAGCGCCACGAACTCGTGCTCGAACAGAATCCGGGGTTGCTGAGCGCCGCGGAGATCCGCGAGCGCCTGGCGAAACTCGAAGGGCTGAAGATCCACCCGCGCGAACACCAGGAAAACCTGGCGGTGCTGGCGCGCGCCGAGCGCTTGTACGAGGAATACCTCGGCGCACGCGCGACGCTGGCGCAATGGATCGCCGCGTTCCGCGCGGCGCTGGATTCGCAGGACACCGCGCGCATCGACCACGACCGCAAGGCGTTCTCCGCGGGCCTGGACGAGATCGAGGCCAACGCATGA
- a CDS encoding TCR/Tet family MFS transporter — MTSDAPTGAHPGARKAATVFIFVTVLIDIMAFGLIIPVLPHLVQEMAGGDMVTAAKWVGIFGVLFAAIQFVSSPVQGAMSDRFGRRPVILLSCLGLGVDFIFMALAQTLPWLLVGRVISAIFAASFTTANAYIADVTEPSKRAQAFGMLGAAFGLGFIVGPIIGGTLSGIDIRLPFWAAAGLALVNFCYGLFVLPESLPKARRSARIDWAHAHPFGSMKLLARYPAIWGMVAVVFLLNLAHYVYPSVFVLFADAAYGWGPRTVGYVLGVVGVLSVIVNAVLVKRVVAKFGERRALLIGLSCGVVGFAIYGLAPTGAVFLMGMPIMALWALAMPATQSMVTRLVGPEVQGRVQGALTSLASLAGIIAPAIYTSVFALFIGPHAPAKLPGAPFLLACALLASAGLVAWRFIRTHAELQVDGPLPAPANPGEG, encoded by the coding sequence GTGACTTCCGACGCCCCCACCGGCGCCCATCCCGGCGCGCGCAAGGCCGCGACCGTCTTCATCTTCGTCACCGTCCTGATCGACATCATGGCGTTCGGCCTGATCATTCCCGTGCTGCCGCACCTGGTGCAGGAGATGGCCGGCGGCGACATGGTGACGGCGGCGAAATGGGTCGGCATCTTCGGCGTGCTGTTCGCCGCCATCCAGTTCGTCAGCTCGCCGGTGCAGGGCGCGATGTCCGATCGCTTCGGGCGCCGGCCGGTGATCCTGTTGTCGTGCCTGGGCCTGGGCGTGGACTTCATCTTCATGGCCCTGGCGCAAACGCTGCCCTGGCTGCTGGTGGGGCGCGTGATTTCCGCGATCTTCGCGGCCAGCTTCACCACGGCCAACGCCTACATCGCGGACGTCACCGAGCCGTCGAAGCGCGCGCAGGCGTTCGGCATGCTCGGCGCCGCATTCGGCCTGGGCTTCATCGTCGGCCCGATCATCGGCGGCACGCTCAGTGGCATCGACATCCGCCTGCCGTTCTGGGCCGCGGCGGGACTGGCGCTGGTCAACTTCTGCTATGGCCTGTTCGTGCTGCCCGAGTCGCTGCCCAAGGCGCGACGTTCCGCGCGCATCGACTGGGCGCACGCCCATCCGTTCGGTTCGATGAAGCTGCTGGCGCGCTATCCGGCGATCTGGGGCATGGTCGCGGTGGTGTTCCTGCTCAACCTCGCGCACTACGTGTATCCGAGCGTCTTCGTGCTGTTCGCCGATGCCGCGTACGGCTGGGGCCCCCGCACGGTGGGTTACGTGCTCGGCGTCGTCGGCGTCCTCAGCGTGATCGTCAACGCCGTGCTGGTGAAGCGCGTCGTCGCGAAGTTCGGCGAACGCCGCGCGTTGCTGATCGGGCTGTCGTGCGGCGTGGTCGGCTTCGCGATCTACGGACTGGCGCCCACGGGCGCGGTGTTCCTGATGGGCATGCCGATCATGGCGTTGTGGGCGCTGGCGATGCCGGCGACGCAATCGATGGTGACGCGCCTGGTGGGGCCCGAAGTCCAGGGGCGCGTGCAGGGTGCGTTGACGAGCCTGGCGAGCCTGGCGGGCATCATCGCGCCGGCGATCTACACCTCGGTGTTCGCGCTCTTCATCGGCCCGCATGCGCCGGCGAAGTTGCCGGGTGCGCCGTTCCTGCTGGCCTGCGCGTTGCTGGCCAGCGCGGGCCTGGTGGCGTGGCGCTTCATCCGCACGCACGCCGAACTGCAAGTGGACGGTCCGCTGCCCGCGCCCGCGAATCCAGGCGAAGGCTGA
- a CDS encoding acetyl-CoA C-acetyltransferase: protein MLHGRPVAILGGVRIPFCKQNTAYADVGNLGMSVRTLGALVEKFGLHGQQLGEVALGAVIKHSSDWNLGREATLSSGLSPLTPGITLQRACGTSLDAIVHIAGKIATGQIEVGVGGGADTTSDVPIVYGQEFRRRLLAAAMAKTTKDKLAAFKGFHPRELKPDFPGVAEPRTGKSMGDHCEDMAKQWNISRDSQDELAAASHHKLAAAYDRGFFDDLVVSFRGVSRDNILRPDTSIEKLATLKPAFDRTSGRGTLTAGNSTPLTDGAAACLVATDEWALAHDLEVLCHLRDAQVAAVDFVHGEGLLMAPTIAVADMLRRNNLTLQDFDIYEIHEAFAAQVLCTLRAWESEEYCRSRLGLDAPMGRIDPAKINPNGSSLAAGHPFAATGARIVATAAKELKQRGGGRCLISICTAGGMGVVAILER from the coding sequence ATGCTGCACGGCCGTCCCGTCGCCATTCTCGGCGGCGTCCGCATTCCCTTCTGCAAGCAGAACACCGCTTATGCGGACGTGGGCAACCTGGGCATGTCGGTGCGGACGCTCGGTGCGCTGGTCGAAAAGTTCGGCCTGCACGGCCAGCAGCTCGGCGAAGTGGCGCTCGGCGCCGTCATCAAGCACTCCAGCGACTGGAACCTCGGGCGTGAAGCCACGCTGTCGTCCGGCCTGTCGCCGCTCACGCCCGGCATCACCCTGCAGCGCGCGTGCGGCACCTCGCTCGACGCGATCGTGCACATCGCGGGCAAGATCGCGACGGGCCAGATCGAAGTCGGCGTCGGCGGCGGTGCGGACACCACGTCCGACGTGCCGATCGTCTACGGCCAGGAATTCCGCCGCCGCCTGCTCGCCGCGGCCATGGCCAAGACCACCAAGGACAAGCTCGCCGCGTTCAAGGGCTTCCATCCGCGCGAACTCAAGCCGGACTTCCCGGGCGTGGCCGAGCCGCGCACCGGCAAGTCGATGGGCGACCACTGCGAGGACATGGCCAAGCAGTGGAACATCTCGCGCGATTCGCAGGACGAACTCGCCGCCGCCTCGCACCACAAGCTGGCTGCCGCGTACGACCGCGGGTTCTTCGACGACCTGGTCGTGAGCTTCCGCGGCGTGTCGCGCGACAACATCCTGCGGCCCGATACCTCGATCGAGAAGCTCGCCACGCTCAAGCCCGCGTTCGATCGCACCAGCGGGCGCGGCACGCTCACCGCGGGCAATTCCACGCCGCTCACCGATGGCGCGGCCGCGTGCCTCGTCGCGACGGACGAATGGGCGTTGGCGCACGACCTCGAAGTGCTGTGCCACCTGCGCGATGCACAGGTCGCCGCGGTGGACTTCGTGCATGGCGAAGGCCTGCTGATGGCGCCGACGATCGCGGTGGCGGACATGCTCCGCCGCAATAACCTGACGCTGCAGGACTTCGACATCTACGAGATCCACGAAGCCTTCGCAGCGCAAGTGCTGTGCACGCTGCGCGCATGGGAGAGCGAGGAATACTGCCGCTCGCGCCTCGGCCTCGACGCGCCGATGGGGCGCATCGATCCGGCGAAGATCAATCCCAACGGCTCATCGCTTGCGGCGGGTCATCCGTTCGCGGCCACCGGTGCGCGCATCGTCGCCACCGCCGCGAAGGAACTGAAACAGCGCGGCGGCGGACGGTGCCTGATCTCCATCTGCACCGCCGGCGGCATGGGCGTCGTCGCCATCCTCGAACGCTGA
- a CDS encoding GNAT family N-acetyltransferase → MTAAVYRVRTAHAADAPLLAEWAAAMALETEHKQLDHDTVRAGVATGIAEPAKARYFIAMQNASVAGSEVLSIPVGTLMLTTEWSDWRNGDWWWIQSVYVPREHRRKGVFAALYKHVETLAKDTPGVVGLRLYVERENANAQRTYEALGMQDEGYRIFFAKT, encoded by the coding sequence ATGACCGCCGCGGTCTACCGCGTGCGGACCGCGCACGCGGCCGACGCCCCGTTGCTCGCCGAATGGGCGGCCGCGATGGCGCTGGAAACCGAACACAAGCAACTCGACCACGACACGGTGCGCGCGGGCGTCGCGACGGGCATCGCCGAACCGGCGAAGGCGCGTTACTTCATCGCGATGCAGAACGCGTCGGTCGCAGGCTCGGAAGTGCTCAGCATCCCGGTCGGCACGCTGATGCTCACCACCGAATGGAGCGACTGGCGCAACGGCGACTGGTGGTGGATCCAGAGCGTGTACGTGCCACGCGAACACCGGCGCAAGGGCGTGTTCGCCGCGCTGTACAAACACGTGGAGACGTTGGCGAAGGACACGCCGGGCGTGGTCGGCTTGCGCCTGTACGTCGAACGCGAGAACGCCAACGCGCAGCGCACCTACGAAGCGCTGGGCATGCAGGACGAGGGGTACCGGATCTTCTTCGCGAAGACTTAG
- a CDS encoding superoxide dismutase family protein, producing the protein MRHASLTLFVALGVTACATKPPAPPAAPAPQSTAKSALVNLAPASGSLVSGRVMLAPMRDGVHLTGTIGGFQPGSVHGLHVHDKGDCSAADASSAGGHFNPTASAHGRAGTATHHAGDMDNVTADGNGQVQLDIHLSNVTLGGGAANDIANRALVVHAAADDYMTQPSGNSGARVACGVIQVKG; encoded by the coding sequence ATGCGCCATGCATCGCTCACCCTGTTCGTCGCCCTCGGCGTCACCGCGTGCGCGACCAAACCGCCGGCACCGCCCGCGGCGCCCGCACCGCAGAGCACGGCGAAATCCGCGCTGGTCAACCTTGCGCCCGCCTCGGGCAGCCTCGTCAGTGGCCGCGTGATGCTGGCGCCGATGCGCGACGGCGTGCATCTCACCGGCACGATCGGCGGCTTCCAGCCCGGCAGCGTGCATGGCCTGCACGTGCACGACAAAGGCGATTGCAGCGCCGCCGATGCGAGCAGCGCGGGCGGGCATTTCAATCCGACGGCCAGTGCGCACGGCCGCGCCGGCACGGCCACGCACCACGCGGGCGACATGGACAACGTCACCGCCGACGGCAATGGCCAGGTGCAGCTCGACATCCACCTGTCCAACGTGACGCTGGGCGGCGGTGCGGCGAACGACATCGCCAACCGCGCGCTCGTCGTGCACGCAGCCGCGGATGACTACATGACGCAGCCCTCCGGCAACAGCGGTGCGCGCGTGGCGTGCGGCGTGATCCAGGTGAAGGGATGA
- the ntrC gene encoding nitrogen regulation protein NR(I) → MANDARRIWIVDDDRAVRFVLATALREAGHAVDGFENARDALAALRDRGAPALLFTDVRMPGEDGLTLLDKLKQAAPQLPVIVMSAYTDIASTAGAFRGGAYEFLSKPFDLDAAVALVARALPEAGEGAAVARVAPAMPGTELIGETPAMRALFRSIGRLAQAPLSVLITGETGTGKELVARALHRESPRAHRPFVALNTAAIPAELLESELFGHEAGAFTGATKRHVGRFEQADGGTLFLDEIGDMPASLQTRLLRVLAEGEFFRVGGRELIRVDVRVIAATHQDLDALAAEGRFRADLLHRLDVVRLHLPPLRERTDDVPALAERFLAAAARKLDAPPKHFAKAALARLRAHDWPGNVRELENLCWRVAALAPADTVGVADLEAALRASPRASVDADDWEAALARWARARIEAGDADLHAEAKAKLDRILLDAALEHTHGHRGEAASRLGLGRNTVTRKLGPGRKRR, encoded by the coding sequence ATGGCGAATGATGCGCGCCGCATCTGGATCGTGGACGACGATCGCGCCGTGCGCTTCGTCCTCGCCACCGCGTTGCGCGAAGCGGGCCACGCCGTCGATGGCTTCGAGAACGCGCGCGATGCGCTGGCGGCCTTGCGCGATCGCGGTGCGCCGGCGTTGTTGTTCACCGACGTGCGCATGCCGGGCGAAGACGGGCTCACGCTGCTCGACAAGCTCAAGCAGGCTGCGCCGCAGTTGCCGGTGATCGTGATGAGCGCGTACACCGACATCGCGAGCACGGCGGGCGCGTTCCGCGGCGGTGCGTACGAATTCCTGTCGAAGCCCTTCGACCTCGATGCCGCCGTCGCGCTGGTCGCGCGCGCGTTGCCGGAAGCGGGGGAGGGCGCGGCCGTCGCGCGCGTCGCACCCGCGATGCCCGGCACCGAGCTGATCGGCGAAACGCCCGCGATGCGCGCGTTGTTCCGCAGCATCGGGCGGCTCGCGCAGGCGCCGTTGTCGGTGCTCATCACCGGCGAAACGGGCACCGGCAAGGAGCTCGTCGCGCGCGCGCTGCATCGCGAATCGCCGCGCGCGCATCGGCCGTTCGTCGCGCTCAACACTGCCGCGATTCCCGCCGAACTGCTCGAGAGCGAATTGTTCGGCCACGAGGCCGGCGCGTTCACGGGGGCGACGAAGCGCCACGTCGGCCGCTTCGAACAAGCCGACGGCGGCACCTTGTTCCTCGACGAGATCGGCGACATGCCGGCGTCGCTGCAGACGCGGCTGCTGCGCGTGCTGGCCGAAGGCGAGTTCTTCCGCGTCGGCGGGCGCGAACTGATCCGCGTCGACGTGCGCGTGATCGCGGCGACACACCAGGACCTCGATGCACTCGCCGCCGAAGGGCGCTTCCGCGCGGACCTGCTGCATCGCCTCGATGTCGTGCGCCTGCACCTGCCACCGTTGCGCGAACGCACCGACGACGTGCCCGCGCTCGCCGAACGCTTCCTCGCCGCGGCCGCGCGCAAGCTGGACGCACCGCCGAAACATTTCGCCAAGGCCGCGCTTGCACGCCTGCGCGCGCACGACTGGCCCGGCAACGTGCGCGAACTCGAGAACCTCTGCTGGCGCGTCGCCGCGCTGGCGCCCGCCGATACCGTGGGCGTCGCCGATCTCGAAGCCGCCTTGCGCGCTTCACCGCGTGCATCCGTCGACGCCGACGACTGGGAAGCCGCCCTCGCACGCTGGGCCCGCGCCCGCATCGAGGCCGGCGACGCCGACCTGCATGCGGAAGCCAAGGCCAAGCTCGACCGGATCCTGCTGGATGCCGCCCTGGAACACACCCACGGCCACCGCGGCGAAGCCGCTTCGCGCCTTGGACTCGGACGTAACACGGTGACCCGCAAGCTCGGGCCCGGCCGCAAGCGTCGCTGA
- a CDS encoding two-component system sensor histidine kinase NtrB, with translation MSDRALAFDLLTTPIAWTGADGRVEGANAACARWLGVSAKRLMGVPLAALEFEGDAFARALSDPALEGARLRRIPLAFPGSDAPRFADVALSARDAGGWWVEAHPVDEFPGEDPAQLLPSALSAALKGLAHELRNPLAGLKGAAQLLARRVADDATGRELTALVESEVDRLTALLDRLLSPAPPRPFEPLNIHVVLERVLRLAETDAGWAVRLVRDYDPSLPDVLGDPDRLTQSTWNLVRNAIEAGAANITLRTRAEHQVRIGDTLHPLAIRVEIVDDGRGVPEELAERIFLPLVSGHAAGSGLGLALAQQVAREHRGSLAYRSRPGHTVFTLLLPSWTAAEEGTDGE, from the coding sequence ATGTCCGACCGCGCCCTCGCCTTCGACCTGCTCACCACGCCCATCGCCTGGACGGGCGCCGATGGCCGCGTGGAAGGGGCGAACGCGGCGTGTGCGCGATGGCTGGGTGTCAGCGCGAAGCGGTTGATGGGCGTGCCGCTGGCGGCGCTCGAGTTCGAAGGCGATGCGTTCGCGCGCGCCCTGTCCGATCCCGCGCTCGAAGGCGCGCGCCTGCGCCGCATTCCCCTCGCCTTCCCCGGCAGCGATGCGCCGCGCTTCGCCGACGTCGCGTTGTCCGCGCGCGATGCGGGCGGCTGGTGGGTGGAAGCGCATCCGGTCGACGAATTTCCCGGCGAGGATCCCGCGCAGTTGTTGCCGAGTGCGTTGTCCGCGGCGCTGAAAGGCCTCGCGCATGAACTGCGCAATCCGCTCGCGGGCCTGAAAGGCGCCGCGCAATTGCTCGCGCGCCGCGTCGCCGACGATGCCACCGGCCGCGAACTCACCGCGCTCGTCGAATCCGAAGTCGATCGCCTCACCGCGCTGCTCGATCGTTTGCTGTCGCCCGCGCCGCCACGCCCGTTCGAACCGCTCAACATCCACGTCGTACTCGAACGCGTATTGCGCCTTGCGGAAACCGACGCAGGCTGGGCGGTGCGCCTCGTGCGCGATTACGACCCATCGTTGCCCGACGTGCTCGGCGATCCCGATCGCCTCACGCAAAGCACCTGGAACCTCGTGCGCAACGCGATCGAAGCCGGCGCCGCCAACATCACGCTGCGCACGCGCGCCGAACACCAGGTGCGCATCGGCGACACGCTGCATCCGCTCGCCATCCGCGTCGAGATCGTCGACGACGGACGCGGCGTGCCGGAAGAACTGGCCGAACGCATCTTCCTGCCCTTGGTGAGCGGCCATGCCGCGGGCAGCGGCCTTGGGCTGGCGCTCGCGCAACAGGTCGCGCGCGAGCATCGCGGCTCGCTCGCCTATCGCTCGCGCCCGGGCCACACGGTGTTCACGTTGTTGCTGCCGTCGTGGACGGCAGCGGAGGAGGGTACCGATGGCGAATGA
- a CDS encoding GNAT family N-acetyltransferase — translation MNTIVIRDLAPADRLQWEGLWAGYNAFYGRQGDTAVPAEVIETTWTRFFDPAEPMHALVADRAGTLLGLTHYLFHRSTIQLQPTCYLQDLFTAEAARGTGIGRALIEAVYARARAAGSPRVYWQTHETNTTAMRLYDQVAERSCFLVYRKIF, via the coding sequence ATGAACACCATCGTGATCCGCGACCTCGCCCCCGCCGACCGCCTGCAATGGGAGGGCCTGTGGGCCGGCTACAACGCCTTCTATGGCCGGCAGGGCGACACCGCCGTCCCGGCGGAGGTCATCGAAACGACCTGGACCCGGTTCTTCGATCCGGCCGAACCCATGCACGCCCTGGTCGCCGACCGGGCGGGCACCTTGCTGGGGCTCACGCACTACCTCTTCCACCGCAGCACCATCCAGCTGCAGCCCACCTGCTACCTGCAGGACCTCTTCACCGCAGAGGCGGCGCGCGGCACCGGCATCGGGCGCGCCCTGATCGAAGCGGTCTACGCCCGCGCCCGTGCAGCGGGTTCCCCCCGCGTCTACTGGCAAACGCACGAAACCAACACGACGGCGATGCGACTCTACGACCAGGTGGCCGAGCGTTCGTGCTTCCTCGTCTATCGCAAGATCTTCTGA
- the ung gene encoding uracil-DNA glycosylase: MTDAPSANTDRVRLEPGWKSRIGDYLLRDDMQALSAFLRERRAKGAQVFPPLPQVFAALDATPFDKVKVVILGQDPYHGFGQAHGLCFSVQPGTAIPPSLDNVFKELQRDLGIPRPAHGCLTHWAEQGVLLLNAVLTVEEGKAGAHAGKGWECFTDRIVEVLANEREHLVFLLWGAYAQAKGKVIDTGRHRVLKAPHPSPLSAHRGFIGCGHFSKTNEYLVRHGQAPIDWRLP; encoded by the coding sequence ATGACGGACGCACCGTCCGCGAACACCGACCGCGTTCGCCTCGAACCGGGCTGGAAATCGCGCATCGGCGATTACCTGTTGCGCGACGACATGCAGGCGCTGTCCGCGTTCCTGCGCGAGCGTCGGGCGAAGGGCGCGCAGGTGTTCCCGCCGTTGCCGCAGGTGTTCGCCGCGCTGGACGCCACGCCGTTCGACAAGGTGAAAGTGGTGATCCTCGGCCAGGATCCGTACCACGGCTTCGGACAGGCGCACGGCTTGTGTTTCTCCGTGCAGCCCGGCACCGCGATCCCGCCGTCGCTCGACAACGTGTTCAAGGAATTGCAGCGCGACCTCGGCATCCCGCGGCCTGCGCACGGCTGCCTCACGCACTGGGCCGAACAAGGCGTGCTGCTGCTCAACGCCGTGCTTACCGTCGAAGAAGGCAAGGCCGGCGCGCACGCGGGGAAAGGCTGGGAATGCTTCACCGACCGCATCGTGGAAGTGCTCGCCAACGAACGCGAGCATCTCGTGTTCCTGCTGTGGGGCGCCTATGCGCAGGCGAAGGGCAAGGTGATCGACACCGGCCGCCATCGCGTGCTGAAGGCGCCGCATCCTTCGCCGCTGAGTGCGCACCGCGGGTTCATCGGATGCGGGCACTTCTCGAAGACGAACGAATACCTGGTGCGGCACGGGCAAGCGCCGATCGACTGGCGCCTGCCTTGA
- a CDS encoding response regulator — MSSQDLRHLISDAPRVLVVDGSKLVRKLIGDVLVKELPNVEVVGCAGVAEARAALDTGPFHLVTTALSLPDGDGMAVAKMVRAASGQAYVPVIVVSGEAQSRLEDRSLSEDVTDYFDKGLGHNALAAFIRGYVQPEPVAGARVLYVEDSRVVAMATKRMLERQGLQVVHTISAEDALKHLETFRDSPDAPGADLVLTDVYLKGELSGRDLLASIRNDFRYGKRQLPVLVMTGDENKDNQSGLLREGANDLVLKPIEERLLVTKTLFQLRVAKMPEQRSLDA, encoded by the coding sequence ATGAGCAGCCAGGACCTCCGGCATCTCATCAGCGACGCACCGCGCGTGCTCGTCGTCGATGGCTCCAAGCTCGTGCGCAAGTTGATCGGCGACGTGCTGGTGAAGGAATTGCCGAACGTCGAGGTGGTCGGTTGCGCGGGCGTGGCCGAAGCGCGCGCTGCGCTCGACACCGGCCCGTTCCACCTGGTCACCACCGCGCTGTCCCTGCCCGACGGCGACGGCATGGCGGTCGCGAAGATGGTGCGCGCCGCGTCCGGCCAGGCCTACGTGCCGGTGATCGTGGTGTCCGGCGAAGCGCAATCGCGCCTGGAAGACCGCAGCCTGAGCGAAGACGTCACCGATTATTTCGACAAGGGCCTCGGCCACAACGCGCTCGCCGCGTTCATCCGCGGCTACGTGCAACCCGAACCCGTCGCCGGCGCGCGCGTGCTCTACGTGGAAGACAGCCGGGTCGTCGCGATGGCGACCAAGCGCATGCTCGAACGCCAGGGCCTGCAGGTCGTGCACACGATCAGCGCCGAAGACGCGCTCAAGCATCTCGAAACCTTCCGCGACAGCCCCGATGCACCCGGCGCGGACCTCGTGCTCACCGACGTGTACCTGAAGGGCGAGCTCAGCGGCCGCGACCTGCTCGCGAGCATCCGCAACGATTTCCGCTACGGCAAACGCCAGTTGCCGGTGCTGGTGATGACGGGCGACGAGAACAAGGACAACCAGAGCGGCCTGTTGCGCGAAGGGGCCAACGACCTGGTGCTCAAGCCGATCGAAGAACGCCTGCTCGTCACCAAGACCCTGTTCCAGCTGCGCGTGGCGAAGATGCCGGAGCAGCGCAGCCTCGACGCATGA